A window of the Methanospirillum lacunae genome harbors these coding sequences:
- a CDS encoding HAMP domain-containing methyl-accepting chemotaxis protein, protein MNFLDNIRVGTKLTGSFLLIVGILLVVGIIGVYSVLTLSSYLDQINENQLIPTQKLGIINADIWRLRGNTAGYVALPTNRENLRKQSEALIASMNANITDYQKYAETDEEKIIYARFVDSWHRYLAAIDTFNRVIDSGNAEEIVTTMTTGDLITSRAEASTAIQDLVAYKIQYANSLAENTKKTVLVILVVIVSAIIIGAIIAISLGFLISRSITIPLAKAVLMMREMSLGHLGNRLNYTRNDEIGELTSVMDTFSDDLQYSVVASVKQISQGDLSVTITPKDEQDEISLTLIQLISSLQNIIQEISYLITEAEEGRLQNRGNETLFVGAYQHIIVGINNMLDAITTPLNEALRVADLFSHAKFSARFDENVMTNGDLIALKQGLNTIGSELSLAITNVSEQVATLTASSEQAAASVEEITAGSASIAQSSNIVSANADNSVQAVEQVLVAMQELNSSVTTVATKVDMVNRLSLEANAISSDGVKKAVVAEDGINAINTSVHDVGVIISEINDQMKEIGKIVEIIGGIADQTNLLALNAAIEAARAGDAGRGFAVVAEEVKTLAQESQGSTDNIAKIINSLQSQALRAGEAMNQATNEVSRGSTAITETIQYFNSIANQVEEISTHMTEIASLSEEEAAAVEEITSNVSEVKTMAVETAKEAISSASASEESSAALNQVSTIISDLSVIATRIEESMSRLNG, encoded by the coding sequence TTGAATTTTTTAGATAATATCCGGGTTGGAACGAAATTGACCGGCTCCTTTCTCCTGATTGTAGGAATTTTATTGGTCGTTGGGATAATCGGGGTATACAGTGTACTTACCCTGAGTTCATACCTTGATCAGATCAACGAGAATCAACTCATTCCAACTCAGAAACTCGGAATAATAAATGCGGATATCTGGCGTCTTCGGGGGAATACTGCAGGATATGTTGCATTACCAACGAACCGGGAAAACCTTCGCAAGCAAAGTGAAGCACTCATTGCATCAATGAATGCAAACATAACCGATTATCAGAAATATGCAGAAACTGATGAAGAAAAAATTATCTATGCACGCTTTGTGGATTCCTGGCACCGGTATCTGGCCGCAATAGATACATTTAACAGGGTAATAGATTCCGGAAACGCAGAAGAAATAGTTACCACCATGACAACAGGGGATCTGATTACTTCTCGTGCTGAGGCCTCAACGGCAATCCAGGACCTAGTTGCATATAAAATACAATACGCTAATTCCCTTGCTGAAAACACAAAGAAAACTGTGCTCGTTATTTTGGTAGTAATTGTTAGTGCCATAATTATTGGAGCTATCATCGCTATCAGTCTTGGATTTCTCATAAGTCGCAGTATAACCATCCCTCTAGCAAAAGCAGTCCTGATGATGAGAGAAATGAGTCTTGGTCATCTCGGGAACCGGCTTAATTATACCAGAAATGATGAGATTGGAGAACTGACATCAGTGATGGATACATTTTCAGATGATCTCCAGTATTCAGTAGTTGCATCAGTAAAGCAGATTTCTCAGGGTGATCTTTCAGTTACAATCACTCCAAAAGATGAACAGGACGAGATATCGCTTACTCTCATACAATTGATCTCCAGCCTCCAAAATATCATCCAGGAGATTAGTTATCTCATTACCGAAGCAGAAGAAGGAAGGCTCCAGAATCGCGGAAATGAAACCTTGTTTGTTGGAGCGTATCAGCATATTATTGTAGGAATTAATAATATGCTTGACGCAATTACAACTCCCCTTAATGAGGCACTCCGGGTTGCAGATCTCTTCTCACATGCGAAATTCTCGGCCCGCTTTGATGAGAATGTGATGACAAACGGAGACTTGATTGCTCTTAAACAGGGACTCAATACGATCGGCTCTGAACTCTCTCTTGCGATAACTAATGTTTCAGAACAAGTAGCCACCCTAACTGCTTCTTCAGAGCAAGCAGCAGCGAGTGTTGAGGAGATTACAGCAGGTTCAGCATCAATTGCTCAAAGTTCAAACATTGTGAGTGCAAATGCCGATAATAGTGTTCAGGCAGTTGAGCAGGTTTTGGTGGCCATGCAGGAGTTGAATTCATCAGTCACAACGGTTGCTACCAAGGTGGATATGGTAAACAGACTTTCACTTGAGGCAAATGCCATTTCGAGTGATGGTGTCAAGAAGGCAGTTGTTGCAGAGGATGGGATTAACGCTATTAACACGTCAGTACATGACGTTGGGGTAATCATTTCTGAAATTAATGACCAGATGAAGGAGATTGGCAAGATCGTTGAGATTATCGGGGGAATAGCAGACCAGACCAACCTTTTGGCATTAAATGCTGCAATTGAGGCAGCACGTGCCGGGGATGCAGGAAGGGGATTTGCGGTTGTTGCTGAAGAAGTAAAGACCCTGGCACAGGAATCACAAGGATCTACTGATAATATTGCAAAAATCATCAACTCCCTCCAGAGTCAGGCATTGAGGGCCGGAGAAGCAATGAATCAGGCTACCAATGAAGTGTCAAGAGGCTCAACCGCAATAACTGAAACGATTCAGTATTTCAATTCAATTGCTAACCAGGTTGAGGAAATTTCTACACACATGACTGAAATTGCAAGTCTTTCAGAAGAGGAAGCAGCAGCGGTGGAGGAGATTACGTCGAATGTGTCTGAAGTCAAAACCATGGCTGTGGAGACTGCCAAAGAAGCAATATCTTCTGCATCAGCTTCAGAAGAATCTTCAGCAGCGTTAAATCAAGTCTCTACGATAATCAGCGATCTTTCAGTGATTGCTACCCGGATTGAGGAGTCAATGTCTCGATTGAACGGATAA
- a CDS encoding flavodoxin family protein → MNIIGINGSPRLHGNTATLLEHGLEGARSHGAHTECINLYQLDYKGCRSCFSCKRDGPGYGRCAIHDELEPILNRITNADALILGTPIYYGSATGEMRSFLERLLFPRKSWDTWSSLVERKIPVGVIFNMGATEEQMKLMSYEPHLRLIEQFIRDIFGTCESLYVTNTVHVDDYSKYRMKYFDSVGKHQRKKEVFPIDCQNAFSMGAKFALDTK, encoded by the coding sequence ATGAATATAATTGGAATAAACGGAAGTCCCAGATTACATGGGAATACTGCAACACTTCTTGAACATGGACTTGAGGGAGCCCGATCTCATGGTGCACATACTGAATGTATCAATCTCTATCAACTTGATTATAAAGGATGCAGAAGTTGTTTTTCCTGTAAACGTGATGGACCGGGATATGGAAGATGTGCCATACATGATGAGTTAGAACCAATTCTAAACAGAATCACGAATGCAGATGCACTCATCCTTGGAACACCTATCTATTATGGCTCAGCAACCGGAGAGATGAGATCCTTTTTAGAACGGCTTCTTTTCCCGAGAAAATCCTGGGACACCTGGTCTTCATTGGTTGAGAGAAAGATCCCGGTAGGGGTCATTTTCAACATGGGTGCAACAGAAGAGCAGATGAAACTGATGTCATATGAACCACATCTTCGCTTAATCGAACAATTTATCAGAGATATTTTTGGTACATGCGAATCGCTCTACGTAACCAACACGGTCCATGTTGATGATTATTCAAAGTACAGAATGAAGTACTTCGATAGTGTCGGGAAACACCAGAGAAAAAAAGAAGTATTCCCAATAGATTGCCAGAATGCATTTTCCATGGGTGCAAAGTTTGCTCTGGATACAAAGTGA
- a CDS encoding DJ-1/PfpI family protein, whose translation MRKMLVYIADKMADFEISLTCNLLGKYGWEIIPVAYENAIITASSGLQYVPRFTISEISQDSDIDGIIIPGGFHFEQREELTNLIQAYYHTGKLTAAICAGPQYLARAGLLENTHYTTTMTKESHKELFSGSGEFPFPEKTYIEKPVVRDGTVITAKGVAFIDFSIEILDYFKAFTDESEKREIALRYQPSTY comes from the coding sequence ATGCGAAAAATGCTAGTATACATAGCTGACAAAATGGCTGATTTTGAGATCAGTTTAACATGTAATCTCCTTGGTAAATATGGCTGGGAGATTATCCCTGTTGCATATGAAAATGCCATTATAACAGCATCATCAGGTCTTCAATACGTTCCCCGCTTCACTATTTCTGAAATCTCACAGGATTCAGATATAGATGGTATCATAATCCCGGGTGGATTTCACTTTGAACAACGGGAAGAGTTAACCAATCTCATACAGGCTTACTATCACACCGGAAAATTAACTGCGGCAATATGTGCCGGCCCACAATATCTGGCCCGGGCTGGATTGCTTGAAAATACGCATTACACAACCACAATGACAAAAGAATCTCATAAGGAGTTGTTTTCTGGTTCCGGGGAATTTCCCTTTCCTGAAAAAACCTATATCGAGAAACCGGTTGTACGAGACGGGACGGTTATTACAGCGAAAGGAGTCGCGTTTATCGACTTTTCAATAGAAATTCTCGACTACTTTAAAGCATTTACAGATGAATCTGAAAAGAGAGAAATTGCATTACGATATCAACCCTCGACATACTAA
- a CDS encoding winged helix-turn-helix transcriptional regulator, producing MKLMENTATFKYSWGIDAALDVIGGKWKPLVLYQLKEGTMRFSQIMERVKPKISQRMLTRELRELEKDGLITRKVYAVIPPKVEYTLTEKGDSLMPILDQLCDWGYEHMNEDIEFKCEE from the coding sequence ATGAAACTAATGGAGAATACTGCTACATTCAAATATAGTTGGGGAATTGATGCGGCTTTGGATGTGATTGGTGGTAAATGGAAACCTCTGGTCCTCTATCAGCTTAAAGAAGGAACAATGCGGTTCAGTCAGATAATGGAGAGAGTAAAACCCAAAATTTCTCAGAGAATGCTGACCAGGGAACTTCGGGAACTTGAAAAAGATGGCCTCATAACACGAAAGGTGTACGCAGTAATCCCTCCGAAAGTGGAGTATACCCTCACTGAAAAAGGGGATTCGTTGATGCCGATTCTTGACCAACTCTGTGATTGGGGGTATGAGCATATGAATGAAGATATAGAGTTTAAATGTGAAGAGTAA
- a CDS encoding PAS domain S-box protein: MKTLDEYIPKNFRLPLFIYLIILCLIIGTGYFAVNYQQNINEKEIKSQLSAIADLKSSQISVWYHERDLDAEILAKDLVIPVYINSRNNPGSSDYIQVSLLEWMNTTLEKYDYQGIILLSPTGEVLLKEPQNALISQDSIHQYLSPALNSSDPINTDLFRDPDTHNPVMEYWCPIKEKTDGPVIGVLVYQIDPKRYLFPLIQSWPTNSETSESLLIRPEDNYVLFINDLRHVSNASLSLRIPLSKDDVPAVMAVKGQVGIVYGNDYRGVPVIADILRINGTPWYLVAKIDQNEIYAPFRFFVSLVMAILLLLLAVSGIAIWAVWVKRENDFISQNFELKQKELILADRVRLLMQQANDAIFIFDSNWKIIEANDRASEQYGYSLDEFRQMSLADLRSDKGKATLSEDLERMNNPLGSIVHTEHRRKDKSVFPTESSIRTINIDGATYHQAIIRDYTERIIFETELEKRNSDLYSLNEELGASFEELSSQEEELRHQMDTLKQSEIQMQELQNRLIEAQKVGHLGSWEYYINTGQVWLSDEGFRLFGLDVNPEGLIELEKVLSCVPDKDHVYRALMDLIEHEVPFKLEFTIQPIGSQTRILSSIAELIQGEEKNPIKVIGIFQDVTERKHIESQLRKQEEKLSAFFHSPILGTLMGDIYGNIFQANDEFLRIIGYSRYELEKGLIRWDDITPPEFLQLDQSSIIEAQEKGSCTPYEKQYFRKDGARIWVLIGYVLTGEGKDESVAFILDISRVKEKEDLIQKLNQSLEEKILERTNQLESMNIELKEEVEERILAEEEIQKALSLLTAALESTADGLLVVDKSRKIVTYNKIFLSMWNIPDSIIKTDDDITTLGSVLHLVKNPDQFLEKINQVYKDPSRETCDVLELLDGKLFERVSKPQKVGEEIVGTVWSFRDITQKTQMENEIERSLREKEILLKEIHHRVKNNMQVISSLFYIQSNITKDEKLKEILKEGQNRVKSIALVHEELYQSQDLNSINYSDYLRKISKNMFDSYQVNSSRIKLELSHEDVLITISKAVPCGLIINELLSNSLKHAFPDQRKGTITISFSSTDNEYLLVYSDNGTGISEEDFLSHPTTLGVELIKGLTKQLQGTIELDQREGTTYRIRFPV; encoded by the coding sequence ATGAAAACACTCGATGAATATATCCCAAAAAATTTCCGTCTTCCCTTGTTCATTTACCTGATAATTCTATGCCTTATCATTGGAACTGGATATTTTGCTGTTAATTATCAGCAAAATATTAATGAAAAGGAGATAAAAAGCCAGTTAAGCGCTATCGCAGACCTTAAGTCATCCCAGATATCGGTATGGTATCATGAACGGGACTTAGATGCGGAAATTTTGGCAAAAGACCTGGTTATACCAGTATATATCAATTCTCGAAATAACCCTGGCTCATCAGATTACATCCAGGTATCTTTACTTGAGTGGATGAATACCACATTAGAAAAATATGATTATCAGGGGATCATCCTTCTCTCACCAACCGGTGAAGTCCTGCTTAAAGAGCCTCAAAATGCCTTGATAAGTCAGGACAGCATACACCAATATCTCTCTCCTGCCCTGAACTCTTCAGATCCAATTAATACTGATCTATTCCGGGATCCTGATACACATAACCCGGTCATGGAATACTGGTGTCCGATCAAAGAAAAAACAGATGGGCCCGTTATTGGAGTCCTGGTATATCAGATAGACCCAAAGCGCTACCTATTTCCTTTAATCCAATCGTGGCCAACGAATAGTGAGACTTCAGAATCACTCCTCATTCGTCCGGAGGATAACTATGTTTTATTTATTAATGACCTGCGACACGTTTCGAATGCAAGTCTCTCGTTACGGATCCCATTAAGTAAGGATGACGTACCTGCGGTCATGGCAGTGAAAGGGCAGGTAGGCATTGTTTATGGGAATGACTACCGGGGTGTTCCGGTCATAGCAGATATCTTGAGAATAAATGGCACTCCCTGGTATCTTGTCGCGAAAATAGATCAGAATGAGATCTATGCACCGTTCAGATTCTTTGTATCCCTGGTCATGGCTATACTCCTCCTTCTTCTTGCGGTATCAGGAATCGCAATCTGGGCTGTCTGGGTAAAACGGGAAAATGACTTTATCAGCCAGAATTTTGAATTAAAACAAAAGGAACTCATTCTTGCTGATCGTGTCCGTCTTCTGATGCAACAGGCAAATGATGCAATTTTTATTTTTGATTCTAATTGGAAGATAATTGAAGCTAATGACCGGGCATCGGAACAGTATGGATATAGCCTTGATGAATTCAGGCAAATGAGTCTTGCTGATCTTCGATCTGACAAGGGGAAGGCCACCCTTTCAGAAGATTTGGAACGTATGAATAATCCTCTCGGCTCAATCGTACACACCGAACACCGCCGAAAGGATAAATCTGTCTTCCCCACGGAAAGTAGTATTCGGACTATCAATATTGACGGTGCAACATATCATCAGGCAATAATCAGGGATTATACTGAAAGAATAATATTTGAGACGGAACTGGAAAAGAGGAACTCAGATCTCTACTCATTGAATGAGGAATTAGGTGCTTCATTCGAGGAATTATCATCACAGGAAGAAGAACTACGGCATCAGATGGATACTCTTAAACAGAGTGAAATCCAGATGCAGGAGTTACAAAACCGCCTTATTGAAGCCCAAAAAGTAGGCCACCTTGGATCCTGGGAGTATTATATCAATACAGGGCAAGTCTGGCTATCTGATGAAGGGTTCCGGTTATTTGGACTGGATGTAAATCCGGAGGGGCTCATTGAGCTGGAAAAGGTACTCTCATGTGTGCCTGATAAGGATCATGTATATCGGGCGCTTATGGACCTGATTGAACATGAAGTTCCATTTAAACTTGAATTCACCATACAACCAATTGGTTCGCAGACCCGTATTTTATCATCAATAGCTGAACTGATTCAAGGCGAAGAAAAAAATCCAATAAAAGTAATCGGGATCTTTCAGGATGTTACAGAAAGAAAACATATTGAATCTCAATTACGAAAACAGGAAGAGAAATTATCTGCTTTTTTCCATTCTCCTATTCTTGGAACATTGATGGGTGATATTTATGGAAATATTTTCCAGGCAAATGATGAATTCCTGAGAATTATTGGATATTCCCGGTATGAACTCGAAAAAGGGTTAATCAGATGGGATGATATTACACCTCCTGAATTCCTGCAACTGGATCAGAGTTCAATAATTGAAGCTCAGGAGAAGGGAAGCTGTACTCCTTATGAAAAACAGTACTTCAGAAAAGATGGAGCCAGAATCTGGGTTTTAATAGGATACGTCCTCACAGGAGAAGGAAAGGACGAATCTGTTGCATTTATCCTCGATATCTCAAGGGTTAAAGAGAAAGAAGACCTGATCCAGAAGCTTAACCAATCACTCGAAGAGAAAATCCTTGAAAGAACAAATCAACTTGAATCGATGAATATTGAGCTCAAGGAAGAAGTTGAAGAGAGGATATTAGCAGAAGAAGAAATTCAAAAGGCATTATCATTACTCACAGCAGCATTGGAATCTACAGCGGATGGCCTGTTAGTAGTAGATAAATCACGAAAAATCGTTACATATAATAAGATATTTCTCAGCATGTGGAATATTCCTGATTCGATTATAAAAACAGATGATGATATCACTACATTAGGATCAGTGCTCCATCTGGTCAAAAATCCGGATCAGTTTCTTGAAAAAATAAATCAAGTCTATAAGGATCCCTCCCGGGAAACATGTGACGTATTAGAACTTTTAGACGGTAAACTCTTTGAAAGAGTATCCAAGCCTCAAAAGGTCGGAGAAGAGATTGTTGGAACGGTCTGGAGTTTTAGGGATATCACTCAGAAAACCCAGATGGAGAATGAGATAGAACGTTCTCTTCGTGAGAAAGAGATATTACTCAAAGAGATTCACCACCGTGTTAAGAACAACATGCAGGTAATCTCAAGCCTCTTTTATATTCAATCAAATATTACGAAAGATGAGAAACTGAAAGAAATACTAAAGGAAGGCCAGAACCGGGTAAAATCTATTGCTCTCGTTCACGAGGAGTTGTACCAATCTCAGGACCTGAACAGTATCAACTATTCTGACTATTTGCGAAAAATTTCCAAAAATATGTTTGATTCCTACCAGGTCAATAGTTCCCGGATCAAACTTGAATTATCTCATGAAGATGTTCTGATTACGATCTCTAAAGCTGTTCCCTGTGGCCTTATCATAAATGAATTACTCTCAAACTCTCTCAAACATGCATTTCCGGATCAACGAAAAGGAACTATTACTATCTCCTTCTCAAGCACAGACAATGAATATCTCCTTGTGTATTCAGATAACGGTACAGGGATATCTGAAGAAGATTTTCTTTCACATCCAACCACTCTCGGGGTTGAACTGATCAAAGGGCTAACCAAACAATTACAAGGGACTATTGAATTGGACCAGCGGGAAGGGACAACATACCGGATCAGGTTTCCTGTATAG
- a CDS encoding ATP-binding protein has protein sequence MKKFRLIPWKWNRFLVSFILTTLAASLRIWPLQILESRLVWLTFYPAVMISAIYGGFSAGLMASVMACILAFFFWPFIVTQPFIYDSADLLGLVVFLVTGVMISGVAEAMRRANIRAKEAQKEAESANNAKSVFLANMSHELRTPLNAVLGFSNLMRNDINTSPDQRITLDIISRSGEHLLNLINDILDMSKIEAGGIVTDISPFDLGGMVNDVLDLMHVRADEKKIILSLDQTSDFPRFIRGDYTKIRQILINLIGNAIKFTLKGKVTLFLNAKPSDDSKNRVIIFKIQDTGIGISHDDQKRIFEPFIQVNNLTYQKGTGLGLTITKQYVELMNGTIQVESSPGEGSIFSVEIPVEIANESDIDSTNINHGRVIGMEPGQDECRILIVEDQIENWLLLRRILEDVGLSIQVAGNGKEAIELFSKWHPHLIFMDLRMPVMDGIEAAQNIRAMEGGKDVKIVAITASVFKEERDNVMAAGMDDFIRKPYRPEEVFTCITSLLGVQFIVEESSTPDKKETYHHLNPSDIQTLPDNIKAELLVAIENLDAYQIKDVITRISEINPDLGSVLKNHADRFSYTVIFRALNSSDQHAQDEKS, from the coding sequence ATGAAGAAATTTCGTCTCATTCCATGGAAATGGAATAGATTTCTAGTTTCTTTTATTTTAACAACTCTGGCTGCATCTCTTCGGATATGGCCTCTTCAAATTCTCGAATCCAGACTTGTGTGGTTAACCTTTTATCCAGCCGTTATGATCTCTGCAATCTATGGGGGATTCTCTGCTGGATTGATGGCATCAGTGATGGCCTGTATATTAGCATTTTTTTTCTGGCCATTCATCGTTACTCAACCTTTTATTTATGATTCTGCCGATCTTCTTGGGCTGGTAGTATTTCTTGTGACCGGTGTTATGATATCCGGGGTCGCTGAAGCAATGAGAAGGGCGAACATTCGCGCTAAAGAGGCCCAAAAAGAAGCAGAAAGTGCTAATAATGCAAAAAGTGTTTTTCTCGCAAATATGAGCCATGAACTACGAACTCCGCTGAATGCGGTATTGGGGTTTTCAAACCTCATGCGAAATGACATCAACACCTCACCAGATCAACGGATTACTCTTGATATTATTAGTCGAAGTGGGGAACATCTTCTCAATCTCATTAATGATATCCTTGATATGTCAAAGATAGAAGCTGGTGGAATCGTCACAGATATCAGCCCTTTTGATCTGGGAGGGATGGTTAACGATGTACTGGATCTGATGCATGTCAGGGCAGATGAAAAAAAAATTATCCTTTCTCTTGACCAGACATCAGATTTTCCCCGGTTTATCAGGGGAGATTATACAAAAATACGGCAGATTTTAATCAACCTCATTGGAAATGCAATAAAATTTACACTGAAAGGTAAAGTAACGTTATTCTTGAATGCAAAACCATCAGATGATTCTAAAAATCGTGTTATCATTTTTAAAATTCAGGACACAGGAATTGGTATCAGCCACGATGATCAAAAACGTATCTTCGAACCCTTTATTCAGGTAAACAATCTCACATATCAAAAAGGGACCGGTCTTGGCCTTACAATTACCAAACAATATGTAGAACTGATGAATGGGACAATACAGGTTGAAAGTAGTCCAGGCGAGGGATCCATCTTCTCTGTTGAGATACCGGTAGAAATTGCAAACGAATCAGATATTGATTCAACAAATATTAATCACGGCCGTGTTATCGGAATGGAGCCTGGTCAGGATGAATGCAGGATACTTATCGTTGAGGATCAGATCGAGAACTGGTTGTTACTGCGGCGAATTCTGGAAGATGTAGGACTATCAATACAGGTAGCCGGAAACGGAAAAGAAGCCATTGAATTATTTTCTAAATGGCACCCTCACCTGATCTTTATGGATCTACGAATGCCTGTAATGGATGGCATTGAAGCAGCCCAAAATATTCGTGCGATGGAAGGAGGCAAGGACGTAAAAATAGTAGCCATCACTGCATCAGTCTTCAAAGAGGAACGGGACAATGTAATGGCTGCTGGTATGGATGATTTTATTCGAAAACCCTATCGTCCGGAAGAGGTTTTTACATGTATAACCAGCCTCCTTGGAGTCCAATTTATAGTCGAAGAGTCTTCTACACCAGATAAGAAAGAAACCTATCATCATCTCAATCCTTCAGATATCCAGACTCTCCCAGATAATATCAAGGCAGAATTACTCGTTGCTATAGAAAATTTGGACGCATACCAGATCAAAGATGTAATAACCAGAATATCTGAAATAAATCCTGATTTGGGTTCTGTTCTAAAGAATCATGCGGACAGATTCAGTTATACCGTTATTTTCAGGGCTCTGAATAGTAGTGATCAGCATGCACAAGATGAAAAATCATGA
- a CDS encoding aldo/keto reductase yields MLYRKVPKTGDELSILGFGCMRLALKEDGSIDEERAVRQVRYAIDHGVNYLDTAWPYHMGESEPFVGRALLDGYRKKVKVATKLPSWLIESREDMDKILNSQLEKLQTDHIDYYLVHALVGDLWDTVEKLGIADFLNEAKADGRIVYAGFSFHGDGKDFNRIVDAYDWDFCQIQYNYLDEQNQAGTAGLEYAASKGLGVVVMEPLRGGNLTNSVPSSIKEIWDMAPVKRTPAEWALRWIWNRPEVTVILSGMNEEAHIEENLRIADQAYPNSLTDEELQLVKKVEKKYHELMKVGCTGCRYCLPCPAEVNIPLCFEMYNNKYLSGNSEESRFYYAVRLSGLLTTGKPEFASQCIQCEKCLEQCPQHIDIPTMLKAVEEELGGPDMDQRIAMAREVFKKS; encoded by the coding sequence ATGTTATATAGAAAAGTACCTAAAACCGGAGACGAATTATCGATCCTCGGATTCGGATGCATGCGTCTTGCATTGAAAGAAGATGGTTCGATAGATGAGGAGCGAGCTGTAAGACAGGTTCGGTATGCAATCGATCATGGCGTAAATTATCTTGATACAGCCTGGCCGTATCATATGGGCGAGAGTGAACCGTTTGTTGGTCGTGCTCTTTTAGATGGGTATCGCAAAAAAGTGAAAGTGGCAACAAAACTCCCATCATGGCTTATCGAGAGTCGGGAAGATATGGATAAAATCCTGAATTCTCAACTCGAAAAACTCCAGACAGACCATATCGATTATTATCTCGTTCATGCTCTTGTCGGCGATCTGTGGGACACTGTGGAAAAACTGGGTATTGCTGATTTTCTTAATGAGGCCAAGGCTGATGGCCGCATAGTGTATGCGGGTTTCTCTTTCCATGGTGATGGAAAGGATTTCAACCGGATTGTAGATGCATATGACTGGGATTTTTGCCAGATTCAATACAACTATCTGGATGAACAAAACCAGGCCGGAACAGCGGGACTTGAGTATGCTGCATCAAAAGGCCTTGGTGTCGTTGTTATGGAGCCTCTTCGTGGAGGGAACTTAACAAACTCTGTACCTTCTTCTATCAAAGAGATCTGGGATATGGCTCCGGTAAAACGAACTCCGGCGGAATGGGCTCTTCGCTGGATCTGGAACCGCCCTGAAGTCACTGTAATTCTTTCAGGGATGAATGAGGAGGCTCATATCGAAGAGAATCTCCGCATTGCAGACCAGGCATATCCAAATTCCCTTACTGATGAAGAACTTCAACTGGTGAAAAAAGTTGAGAAGAAGTACCACGAGTTGATGAAGGTTGGGTGCACCGGATGCAGGTATTGTTTGCCATGTCCGGCAGAGGTGAATATTCCACTCTGTTTTGAAATGTATAATAATAAATATTTAAGCGGAAATTCAGAAGAATCCAGATTCTATTATGCAGTTCGGCTCAGTGGTCTGCTCACTACAGGAAAACCTGAGTTTGCATCACAATGCATTCAGTGTGAGAAATGCCTTGAACAATGCCCTCAGCATATTGACATACCAACCATGCTCAAAGCTGTTGAAGAAGAACTCGGAGGACCAGATATGGATCAAAGAATTGCAATGGCCCGGGAAGTCTTCAAGAAATCATAA